One genomic region from Thermoleptolyngbya sichuanensis A183 encodes:
- a CDS encoding Ycf34 family protein codes for MCICVNCHYVDRCTTYHAVEHQHQQPHLTEFPDFEATEPTINVNIRQGDADDIIEMEWDVVGCLSFVEEMGKWAKLRPGELVPT; via the coding sequence ATGTGTATTTGCGTTAACTGCCATTACGTAGATCGCTGCACGACGTATCACGCGGTAGAACATCAGCATCAGCAGCCCCATCTGACAGAATTTCCAGACTTTGAAGCCACCGAACCGACGATTAATGTCAATATTCGCCAGGGCGACGCGGACGACATTATCGAAATGGAGTGGGATGTGGTCGGCTGCCTCAGCTTTGTCGAAGAAATGGGCAAATGGGCAAAGCTGCGTCCGGGTGAGCTAGTTCCCACGTAA
- a CDS encoding serine/threonine-protein kinase: MHCLNPACPQPQDPGTGETCQHCGAALLLGDRFRAVKLLGQGGFGRTFLAIDERKRSAQHSASPCHCVIKQFFPLQRGDVRRAAELFRQEAERLRRLGQHPQIPRLLAHLEDEDGQYLVQEYIPGKNLEVLLHEQKVFYEGQVLDLLKSLLPVLAFIHSQRVIHRDLKPENIIQRQSDRELVLVDFGASKYATQTALGKTGTMIGSAGYAAPEQVMGRAEFASDLYSLGVTCIHLLTGMHPFDLYSPMQDAWIWRQYLPEPIGDRLTRVLNKLLQRPISSRYKTATAVLKDLGFPLPKLPNSPPAPRQSIVPAPRQPVAPLAPPPPLSNWHCAHTLAAHSGPITTLATSPDGLWIASGSTDKTVRLWSLETGDLLHTLGNGGLFGNGHGDRLSALAFTPDSIELLSASDDGTIKQWDMATQRLMRTIDGHDWLVSAIALSQHAPLFATGGGDGRINLWNLETGEQIASLGKHRDRISALLLSPDGHTLISASYDNTIRLWNLRTDALIGTLRAHTDRITSLAITADWQSLISAGADKTLRFWDLNRMAQTRPIVAHKDTITTLALSPQGTLLASGSDDNTIKLWPLTRHPEIGLTVAHRPIALRGAWAIAALVFSPDGKSLVSGGADEVVRIWEEGIGSDGVRDRKNEKRRTKNEKGSGQKNADDRAEPLDF; the protein is encoded by the coding sequence ATGCATTGCCTGAATCCTGCCTGCCCGCAGCCGCAAGATCCCGGAACCGGAGAAACGTGTCAGCACTGCGGGGCAGCGCTACTGCTGGGCGATCGCTTTCGAGCGGTCAAGCTACTGGGGCAGGGCGGCTTTGGGCGCACCTTCCTGGCCATCGACGAGCGCAAACGGTCTGCCCAGCATTCCGCTTCTCCTTGCCACTGCGTTATCAAGCAATTCTTTCCCCTCCAGCGGGGCGACGTGCGCCGAGCAGCCGAGCTATTCCGGCAAGAGGCCGAGCGGCTGCGGCGGTTGGGGCAGCATCCCCAGATTCCCCGGCTGCTGGCCCACTTGGAAGATGAGGACGGGCAATACCTGGTGCAGGAATATATTCCAGGAAAAAATCTGGAAGTGCTGCTGCACGAGCAGAAGGTGTTTTACGAAGGGCAGGTGCTAGATTTACTCAAAAGCCTGCTGCCTGTGCTGGCGTTTATTCACAGTCAGCGCGTCATCCACCGCGACCTGAAGCCCGAAAATATCATTCAGCGGCAGAGCGATCGGGAACTAGTGCTGGTGGACTTTGGCGCGTCGAAATATGCCACGCAGACGGCCCTGGGGAAAACGGGCACGATGATCGGCAGCGCGGGCTATGCTGCGCCAGAGCAGGTGATGGGGCGGGCCGAATTTGCCAGCGACCTCTACAGCCTGGGCGTGACCTGTATTCACCTCTTGACCGGGATGCACCCGTTTGATTTGTATTCCCCCATGCAGGATGCCTGGATCTGGAGACAGTATTTGCCAGAGCCGATTGGCGATCGCCTCACCCGCGTTCTCAATAAACTGCTCCAGCGCCCCATCAGCAGCCGCTACAAAACCGCCACCGCCGTCCTCAAAGACCTCGGTTTCCCCCTCCCCAAACTGCCCAACTCCCCCCCTGCCCCTCGCCAATCCATCGTCCCTGCCCCTCGTCAACCCGTCGCCCCCCTTGCCCCCCCGCCCCCGCTCTCCAACTGGCATTGCGCCCACACCCTTGCTGCCCACTCCGGCCCCATTACCACCCTCGCCACCAGCCCTGACGGTCTGTGGATTGCTAGCGGCAGCACCGATAAAACCGTCCGGCTGTGGAGCCTAGAGACGGGCGACCTGCTGCATACGCTGGGCAACGGGGGGCTGTTTGGCAATGGGCATGGCGATCGCCTCAGCGCCCTGGCCTTTACCCCCGACAGCATCGAACTGCTCAGCGCCAGCGACGACGGCACGATCAAGCAGTGGGACATGGCCACCCAAAGGCTGATGCGGACGATTGACGGGCACGACTGGTTGGTGTCGGCGATCGCCCTTAGCCAGCACGCACCCCTGTTCGCCACGGGCGGCGGCGACGGGCGCATCAACCTGTGGAATTTGGAAACGGGTGAGCAGATTGCCAGCCTGGGTAAACACCGCGATCGCATTAGCGCCCTGCTCCTCAGCCCCGACGGGCACACGCTAATCAGCGCCAGCTACGACAACACCATCCGCCTATGGAACCTGCGAACCGACGCACTGATCGGCACGCTGCGGGCCCATACCGACCGCATTACCTCACTGGCGATCACCGCCGACTGGCAAAGCCTGATCAGCGCCGGAGCCGACAAGACGCTGCGATTTTGGGACCTCAACCGCATGGCCCAGACGCGCCCCATCGTCGCCCACAAAGACACCATCACCACCCTTGCCCTCAGCCCCCAGGGAACCCTCCTGGCCAGCGGCAGTGACGACAACACGATCAAGCTCTGGCCCCTCACGCGCCATCCTGAGATTGGACTGACCGTTGCCCATCGACCCATTGCCTTGCGCGGAGCCTGGGCGATCGCCGCTCTTGTCTTTAGCCCAGACGGAAAAAGCCTCGTCAGCGGCGGGGCCGACGAGGTGGTAAGGATATGGGAGGAGGGGATTGGGAGTGACGGGGTGAGAGATAGAAAAAACGAAAAACGAAGAACGAAGAACGAAAAAGGGAGTGGTCAGAAAAACGCGGATGACAGGGCTGAACCCCTTGATTTCTAG
- the dxs gene encoding 1-deoxy-D-xylulose-5-phosphate synthase — protein MHLSEITHPNQLHGLSIHQLEQIARQIREKHLETVAASGGHLGPGLGVVELTLALYQTLDLDHDKVVWDVGHQAYPHKLITGRYNNFHTLRQKDGVAGYLKRCESKFDHFGAGHASTSISAALGMALARDLQGEKYKVVAVIGDGALTGGMALEAINHAGHLPKTNLMVVLNDNEMSISPNVGAIPRYLNKMRLSPPMQFLTDNLEEQFKHLPFVGDSLTPELQRVKEGMKRLAVPKVGAVFEELGFTYMGPVDGHNLEELIHTFTQAHKIQGPVLVHVATTKGKGYAIAEKDQVGYHAQSPFDLATGKAKPSNKPKPADYSKVFAHTLVKLAENNPKIIGITAAMATGTGLDKLQQKLPKQYIDVGIAEQHAVTLAAGLACEGMRPVVAIYSTFLQRAFDQIVHDVCIQKLPVFFCLDRAGIVGADGPTHQGMYDIAYLRCIPNMVLMAPKDEAEFQRMIVTGVNYTDGAIALRYPRGSGQGVPLMEEGWEPLPIGKAEILRQGDDILLLGYGTMVYPAMQAAEILSEHGIEATVVNARFAKPLDTELILPLAQQIGRVVTLEEGCLMGGFGSAVAEALLDADVAVPIKRLGVPDVLVDHAKPEQSLSSLGLTGPQIADTIREWVVPAAVEAVRS, from the coding sequence ATGCATTTGAGCGAAATCACCCACCCCAACCAACTCCACGGACTCTCGATCCACCAGCTAGAGCAAATCGCCCGCCAAATCCGGGAAAAGCATCTAGAAACCGTGGCGGCGAGTGGCGGGCATCTGGGCCCCGGTTTGGGAGTGGTGGAACTGACCCTGGCGCTCTACCAAACGCTGGATCTCGACCATGACAAGGTGGTGTGGGATGTGGGGCACCAGGCCTATCCCCACAAGCTAATTACTGGACGCTACAACAATTTCCACACGCTGCGCCAAAAAGACGGCGTGGCGGGCTATCTGAAGCGCTGCGAAAGCAAGTTTGACCACTTCGGCGCGGGCCACGCCTCCACCAGTATCTCGGCGGCGCTGGGCATGGCGCTGGCGCGGGATCTCCAGGGCGAAAAGTACAAGGTCGTAGCGGTGATTGGCGACGGAGCGCTGACGGGCGGCATGGCGCTAGAGGCTATCAACCACGCCGGACACCTGCCCAAGACCAACCTGATGGTGGTGCTGAACGATAACGAAATGTCGATTTCGCCCAACGTCGGCGCGATTCCTCGCTACCTCAACAAAATGCGCCTCAGCCCGCCGATGCAGTTCCTCACTGACAACCTGGAGGAGCAGTTTAAGCATCTGCCGTTTGTGGGCGATTCGCTCACGCCGGAGCTTCAGCGGGTGAAGGAGGGGATGAAGCGGCTAGCAGTGCCCAAGGTGGGCGCGGTGTTTGAGGAACTGGGCTTTACCTATATGGGCCCGGTGGATGGACACAACCTAGAAGAACTGATTCACACGTTCACCCAGGCCCACAAGATTCAGGGGCCGGTGCTGGTGCATGTGGCCACGACCAAGGGCAAGGGCTATGCGATCGCCGAAAAAGATCAGGTGGGCTATCACGCCCAGTCGCCCTTTGACCTGGCCACGGGCAAAGCAAAACCGTCGAACAAGCCCAAGCCTGCTGATTACTCAAAAGTCTTTGCCCATACGCTGGTGAAGCTGGCGGAAAACAATCCCAAAATCATTGGCATTACTGCCGCCATGGCCACGGGTACGGGGCTAGACAAGCTCCAGCAAAAGCTGCCGAAGCAATACATCGACGTGGGCATTGCCGAGCAGCACGCCGTAACGCTGGCGGCGGGGCTGGCCTGCGAGGGAATGCGCCCGGTGGTGGCGATCTATTCCACCTTCCTGCAACGCGCCTTTGACCAGATTGTGCATGATGTTTGCATCCAAAAGCTGCCCGTGTTTTTCTGCCTGGATCGAGCGGGCATTGTGGGGGCAGACGGCCCGACCCACCAGGGGATGTACGACATTGCCTATCTGCGCTGCATTCCCAATATGGTGCTGATGGCTCCCAAGGACGAAGCCGAGTTTCAGCGGATGATTGTAACCGGGGTGAACTATACCGACGGGGCGATCGCCCTCCGCTATCCACGCGGCAGTGGCCAGGGCGTGCCGCTCATGGAAGAGGGCTGGGAGCCGCTGCCCATCGGCAAAGCCGAGATTCTGCGCCAGGGTGATGATATCCTGCTGCTGGGCTATGGCACGATGGTCTATCCCGCTATGCAGGCTGCTGAAATCCTCAGCGAACACGGCATCGAGGCAACCGTGGTCAACGCCCGCTTTGCCAAACCGCTGGATACGGAGTTAATTCTGCCGCTGGCTCAGCAGATTGGGCGCGTGGTGACGCTGGAAGAGGGCTGCTTGATGGGTGGCTTTGGTTCAGCCGTGGCAGAAGCGCTGCTCGATGCGGATGTTGCCGTGCCGATCAAGCGGCTGGGCGTGCCCGATGTGCTAGTCGATCACGCCAAGCCAGAGCAATCGCTCAGCAGCCTGGGGCTGACGGGCCCGCAGATCGCAGATACCATCCGCGAGTGGGTGGTTCCGGCCGCAGTCGAAGCCGTCCGCTCCTAG
- a CDS encoding DUF6629 family protein encodes MCFSATASFSLGAALIPVGIACLKKAQEEDRRYMPLAAFPLAFGIQQAIEGLVWVGLGANHTRLVALAAAGFVCFSHGFWLVWTPLTAASVESDRPRKQIWRALTGIGLLYGLYFNLPLWLHQRQLAVSIHNHSLVYQLQLWLYPTRLLVLLGYTLYVLTILAPLVLSGDRHLQRLGGLVLVALLLTANFFSAGFISVWCFFAALVSLYVGYVFLQGLEPRSQPPLA; translated from the coding sequence ATGTGTTTTTCTGCAACTGCTAGCTTTAGCTTGGGCGCGGCCCTGATTCCCGTCGGCATCGCCTGCCTCAAAAAGGCGCAAGAAGAGGACAGACGCTATATGCCACTGGCGGCGTTTCCGCTGGCATTTGGCATCCAGCAGGCAATCGAGGGGCTGGTGTGGGTGGGACTAGGTGCAAACCATACTCGGCTGGTGGCGCTGGCGGCGGCCGGGTTTGTGTGCTTTTCTCACGGCTTTTGGCTGGTGTGGACCCCGCTGACGGCGGCGAGCGTAGAGAGCGATCGCCCCCGAAAACAGATCTGGCGGGCGCTCACGGGCATCGGCTTGCTCTACGGACTCTATTTCAACCTGCCCCTCTGGCTCCACCAGCGGCAACTCGCAGTGAGTATCCACAATCATTCGCTCGTCTACCAGCTTCAACTGTGGCTCTATCCCACGCGCCTGCTGGTGCTGCTGGGCTATACGCTGTATGTCCTGACGATCTTGGCTCCGCTGGTGCTAAGTGGCGATCGCCATCTTCAGCGGCTGGGAGGGCTGGTGCTGGTGGCGCTGCTGCTCACCGCCAACTTTTTTAGCGCCGGATTCATTTCAGTATGGTGCTTTTTTGCAGCCCTCGTTTCGCTGTATGTTGGCTATGTCTTTTTGCAAGGACTGGAACCCCGATCCCAGCCGCCCCTTGCCTAG
- the ald gene encoding alanine dehydrogenase, producing the protein MEIGVPKEIKDQEFRVGLSPSSVRTLVEAGHTVFVETQAGIGAGFADQDYVQVGAQVVPSAKDAWSREMVVKVKEPLPAEYDLMQKDQLLFTYLHLAAARELTEQLMRVGLTAIAYETVELPNRSLPLLTPMSIIAGRLSVQFGARFLERQQGGRGVLLGGVPGVKPGRVVILGGGVVGTEAAKMAVGLGAQVKIFDINVERLSYLETLFGSRVELLYSNSAEIETAVADADLLIGAVLVPGRRAPILVPASLVEQIRTGSVIVDVAVDQGGCVETLHPTSHTQPTYEVSGVVHYGVPNMPGAVPWTATQALNNSTLPYVVKLANQGVGALETDDALAKGLNVQAHRLVHPAVRQVFPDLA; encoded by the coding sequence ATGGAAATCGGCGTTCCAAAAGAGATTAAGGATCAGGAATTTCGGGTAGGGCTGAGTCCCAGTAGCGTCCGCACGCTGGTCGAAGCAGGACATACGGTTTTTGTCGAAACCCAGGCGGGCATCGGCGCAGGATTTGCCGATCAGGACTATGTTCAAGTGGGCGCTCAGGTCGTACCTTCTGCAAAGGATGCCTGGAGCCGAGAGATGGTGGTGAAGGTCAAGGAACCGCTGCCAGCGGAATATGACCTGATGCAAAAAGATCAATTGCTGTTTACCTACCTGCACCTGGCGGCGGCGCGAGAACTGACGGAGCAACTGATGCGGGTGGGGCTGACGGCGATCGCCTACGAAACCGTTGAACTGCCCAACCGCAGCCTGCCCCTGCTCACCCCCATGAGCATCATCGCTGGGCGGCTCTCGGTGCAGTTTGGGGCCCGCTTTCTGGAACGGCAGCAGGGTGGACGGGGTGTGCTGCTGGGCGGTGTACCAGGGGTAAAACCCGGCAGGGTTGTGATCTTGGGCGGTGGCGTGGTGGGCACCGAAGCCGCAAAGATGGCCGTCGGGCTGGGCGCTCAGGTGAAAATTTTCGACATTAACGTAGAGCGACTGTCTTACCTAGAAACCCTGTTTGGCTCGCGGGTAGAACTGCTCTACAGCAACTCCGCCGAGATCGAAACCGCCGTTGCCGATGCCGATTTGCTCATCGGCGCAGTGCTGGTGCCGGGCCGACGTGCGCCCATCCTGGTGCCTGCCAGCCTGGTAGAGCAAATACGGACGGGTTCGGTGATCGTAGACGTGGCGGTGGATCAGGGCGGCTGCGTAGAGACGCTGCACCCAACTTCCCACACGCAGCCTACCTACGAGGTGTCGGGCGTGGTTCACTACGGCGTGCCGAATATGCCCGGAGCCGTGCCCTGGACTGCAACGCAGGCGCTCAACAACAGTACCCTGCCCTACGTGGTGAAGCTGGCCAATCAAGGTGTGGGGGCCCTGGAAACCGATGACGCGCTGGCCAAGGGGCTAAATGTCCAGGCCCATCGCCTGGTGCATCCCGCAGTGCGGCAGGTTTTCCCCGACCTAGCGTAG
- a CDS encoding S8 family peptidase — MTTSGNSPYSSSGQPETTGRYLVLLDTDNIDDGLRAMDDSAGIRHVAHSADFRDHSPSGEQLASEDSLVFDELGVAVVTMEPGQAQALNAATMRGSSVIAVEPERVVRAIEDPDPDGYLPAPPGFAETDIITIPVDYLKGYRDAVNHLVDRLLPKEQEAESVLGRGGAVADGSITWGLDVTKASTSQYSGLGLKVAVLDTGFDLTHPDFVGRAVSSKSFIEGEEVQDGNGHGTHCIGTACGSKLPEILPRYGVAYNSEIYVGKVLSNEGSGADGGILAGINWAIASGCQIISMSLGAMVLPGQNHSAVYENVGRRALRRGSLIIAAAGNDSFRQFGVIVPVSHPANCPSIMAIAALRPNLKMAPFSNGGINRNGGQIDLAAPGVDVYSSWPMPTRYSTISGTSMATPHVAGLAALHAEATGARGRELWAQLTQRAWRLSLPSRDVGSGLAQAPD; from the coding sequence ATGACGACATCCGGAAACAGCCCCTATTCCTCGTCAGGACAGCCCGAAACCACTGGTAGGTACCTCGTCCTGCTGGATACCGACAATATTGATGACGGACTCCGTGCGATGGACGATTCGGCAGGAATTCGCCATGTTGCCCATTCTGCGGACTTTCGCGACCATTCCCCCAGTGGTGAACAGCTTGCCAGCGAAGATTCGCTTGTCTTTGACGAATTGGGAGTGGCAGTGGTGACAATGGAGCCAGGTCAGGCGCAAGCGCTGAATGCGGCGACCATGCGCGGTAGCTCGGTCATTGCAGTCGAACCGGAGCGGGTCGTGCGGGCAATCGAAGACCCCGATCCCGATGGCTATTTGCCTGCGCCACCCGGATTTGCAGAGACGGACATCATTACGATCCCCGTGGACTACCTCAAGGGCTATCGGGATGCGGTAAATCATCTGGTCGATCGGCTGCTGCCGAAAGAGCAGGAGGCAGAGTCGGTGCTGGGTCGCGGCGGGGCCGTTGCCGATGGCTCCATCACCTGGGGGCTGGATGTGACGAAAGCCAGCACCTCGCAATATAGCGGGCTGGGGCTAAAGGTTGCTGTGCTGGATACGGGCTTTGACCTGACCCATCCCGACTTTGTGGGGCGGGCAGTGTCTAGCAAGTCTTTTATTGAAGGGGAAGAGGTGCAAGACGGCAACGGTCACGGCACACACTGCATTGGCACGGCCTGCGGGTCGAAGCTGCCGGAGATTTTGCCGCGCTACGGCGTTGCCTATAATTCCGAAATCTATGTAGGCAAGGTGCTGAGCAATGAGGGCAGCGGCGCAGACGGCGGCATTTTGGCGGGCATCAACTGGGCGATCGCCAGCGGATGTCAGATCATCTCTATGTCGCTGGGGGCGATGGTGCTGCCCGGTCAGAACCATTCTGCGGTATATGAAAACGTGGGTCGGCGGGCCCTGCGGCGCGGCAGTTTGATCATTGCGGCGGCGGGTAACGACAGCTTCCGGCAGTTCGGCGTGATTGTGCCCGTCAGCCATCCGGCAAATTGTCCTTCGATCATGGCGATCGCCGCTCTGCGCCCCAACCTGAAGATGGCCCCCTTCTCCAACGGCGGCATCAACCGCAACGGCGGGCAGATTGATCTGGCTGCTCCTGGCGTAGACGTATACTCTAGCTGGCCCATGCCCACCCGCTACAGCACCATCAGCGGCACCAGCATGGCCACGCCCCACGTCGCCGGACTGGCCGCCCTCCACGCCGAAGCCACGGGCGCACGCGGCCGGGAACTGTGGGCCCAATTGACTCAGCGGGCCTGGCGTTTGTCGCTGCCGTCGCGGGACGTGGGCAGCGGCCTGGCGCAAGCGCCGGATTGA
- a CDS encoding 2-isopropylmalate synthase produces MSTSPNAQSGIGQPDRILIFDTTLRDGEQSPGATLNVDEKLTIARQLARLGVDVIEAGFPFASPGDFEAVSKIAAEVGSEDGPIICGLARATQQDIKAAADALKPAAKPRIHTFIAASDIHLEYKLKKTRAEVLEIVPEMVSYAKSFVNDVEFSPEDAGRSDPEFLYEMLERAIAAGATTINIPDTVGYLTPSEFGALIKGIKENVPNIDQAIISVHGHNDLGMAVANFLEAVKNGARQLECTINGIGERAGNAALEELVMALYVRRQYFNPFLGRPAESEAPLTHIDTRQLYKTSRLVSNLTGMLVQPNKAIVGANAFAHESGIHQDGVLKHKRTYEIMDAQSIGLTDNQIVLGKHSGRNAFRTRLRELGYELSEQELNRAFLRFKDVADKKKEITDWDLEAIANDETQQVPELFKLEHVQVSCGDHSRPTATVTVRTPAGEELTDAAIGTGPVDAVYKAINRVVSIPNQLIEFSVQSVTAGIDAMGEVTIRLKYGDRIFSGHGANTDIIVASAQAYLNALNRLSASLQKGEALHPQHSDVQPVS; encoded by the coding sequence ATGAGTACTTCACCTAACGCCCAGTCCGGTATTGGTCAGCCCGATCGCATTTTGATTTTCGACACCACGCTGCGCGACGGCGAACAGTCGCCCGGCGCAACGCTGAACGTGGATGAAAAGCTGACAATCGCCCGGCAACTGGCACGACTAGGTGTGGATGTGATTGAAGCGGGCTTTCCCTTTGCCAGCCCTGGGGATTTTGAAGCGGTGAGCAAGATCGCCGCCGAAGTGGGCAGCGAAGACGGCCCAATCATCTGTGGACTGGCCCGCGCCACTCAGCAGGATATCAAAGCGGCCGCCGACGCGCTGAAACCCGCCGCCAAACCCCGGATTCACACCTTCATTGCCGCCTCGGATATTCACTTGGAATATAAGCTGAAAAAGACGCGGGCCGAAGTGCTGGAAATCGTGCCCGAAATGGTGAGCTATGCCAAGTCGTTTGTCAACGATGTGGAGTTTTCCCCAGAGGATGCGGGGCGCTCTGATCCGGAGTTTCTCTATGAAATGCTGGAGCGGGCGATCGCCGCTGGGGCTACCACCATCAACATTCCCGATACCGTCGGATACCTCACCCCCAGCGAGTTTGGGGCGCTGATCAAGGGCATCAAAGAGAACGTGCCAAATATCGATCAGGCCATCATTTCGGTACACGGTCATAACGACTTGGGAATGGCCGTGGCCAACTTTTTGGAAGCCGTGAAGAACGGGGCGCGTCAGTTGGAATGCACGATCAACGGCATTGGCGAACGCGCCGGAAATGCAGCGCTAGAGGAATTGGTGATGGCGCTGTATGTGCGTCGTCAATACTTTAACCCGTTCCTGGGTCGTCCGGCAGAGTCGGAAGCGCCGCTGACCCATATCGACACGCGCCAGCTTTACAAAACCTCGCGCTTGGTGTCGAACCTGACGGGGATGCTGGTGCAGCCCAACAAGGCGATCGTTGGTGCAAACGCCTTTGCCCACGAGTCCGGCATTCACCAGGACGGCGTGCTGAAGCACAAGCGCACCTACGAAATCATGGACGCGCAGTCCATCGGCCTCACGGATAACCAGATCGTGCTGGGCAAGCACTCCGGGCGCAACGCCTTCCGCACGCGCCTGCGGGAGTTGGGCTATGAACTGTCTGAGCAGGAGCTAAACCGAGCCTTCCTGCGGTTCAAAGACGTGGCCGACAAGAAGAAAGAGATTACCGACTGGGATCTGGAGGCGATCGCCAATGACGAAACCCAGCAGGTTCCCGAACTGTTCAAACTAGAGCATGTGCAGGTGTCTTGCGGCGACCACTCGCGCCCCACGGCGACCGTCACCGTCCGCACGCCCGCCGGGGAGGAACTGACCGATGCTGCCATCGGCACAGGCCCCGTGGATGCTGTTTATAAAGCGATCAACCGCGTCGTTAGCATCCCTAACCAGCTCATCGAGTTCTCGGTGCAGTCCGTCACCGCAGGCATCGACGCAATGGGCGAAGTGACGATTCGCCTAAAATATGGCGATCGCATCTTCTCAGGCCACGGCGCAAACACCGATATCATCGTCGCCTCTGCCCAGGCCTACCTGAACGCGCTCAACCGCCTGTCTGCCTCCCTGCAAAAAGGCGAAGCGCTGCATCCCCAGCATAGCGATGTGCAGCCTGTGAGCTAG
- a CDS encoding CIA30 family protein, producing MPTTLTLFDFSQPQPTLAAVWGPLNDGVMGGLSQSQFRQVGTSGVFSGRVSTENSGGFASVRTRDFEPPLDLSSYVGIELRLRGDGNRYKFFLRPENRWDGLAFCSSFDTLDDQWITVQLPFAQFAPVIRAKTVSGVSLDLSRIYSLQLMLSKFELDGRLNPHFAPGPFQLQIEAIAAYR from the coding sequence ATGCCCACAACGCTCACCCTGTTTGACTTTAGCCAGCCCCAGCCCACCCTTGCGGCCGTGTGGGGGCCGCTCAACGATGGCGTGATGGGCGGCCTCAGCCAGAGCCAGTTTCGCCAGGTAGGCACGTCGGGCGTATTCTCTGGGCGGGTGTCTACGGAAAATTCGGGCGGCTTTGCCTCGGTGCGGACGCGGGATTTTGAGCCGCCGCTGGATCTGTCGAGCTATGTTGGCATCGAACTGCGGCTGCGGGGCGACGGCAACCGCTACAAGTTCTTCTTGCGGCCCGAAAACCGCTGGGACGGGCTGGCGTTTTGCAGCAGTTTCGACACGCTGGACGACCAGTGGATCACGGTGCAATTGCCCTTCGCCCAGTTTGCGCCCGTGATCCGCGCCAAGACTGTTTCTGGCGTGTCGCTAGATTTATCGCGGATCTATTCACTGCAACTCATGCTCAGCAAGTTTGAACTGGACGGACGACTCAATCCACACTTCGCGCCTGGCCCGTTCCAGTTGCAAATAGAGGCGATCGCCGCCTATCGCTAG
- a CDS encoding CCA tRNA nucleotidyltransferase: MTYLTLPTDTLTTASALSPHTWPFSLEWLPSDAYLVGGSVRDALLGRQAEYLDLDFVLPEGAVATARAIANHYRTGYVLLDAERQIARAVFERATVDFAQQVGPTLEADLQRRDFTVNAIAYDPHTERLFDPLNGYSDLQQQLIRMVAPENLKEDPLRLLRAYRQAAQLGFELEPDTQTTIQRLADLLAGIAPERVQAELNYLLGTARGTRFLQIAWEDGLFCTWLPHATATGMDRVAQMDEAAIALETRWPALGAELSGWLRDQQKVSGLGRSWMRIAKLTALVSPEAVEAEAELRTLKYSRNEIQAVQTVLRYLPQVPAIVQPTATATEQYFFFQGVGAAFGALSVVALASGISEAAIAPLINRFLDPHDAIAHPHPLVTGRDLMTQLHLPPGPQIGQLLEVLQLARAEGKIATPAEALDLAAIWMQQQSE; encoded by the coding sequence TTGACCTACCTCACCCTGCCCACAGACACGCTCACCACAGCTTCTGCCCTGTCGCCCCACACCTGGCCCTTTAGCCTGGAGTGGCTGCCGTCGGATGCGTACTTGGTGGGCGGCAGCGTGCGGGATGCGCTGCTGGGGCGACAGGCAGAGTATCTGGATCTGGATTTTGTGCTGCCGGAAGGGGCGGTGGCCACGGCGCGGGCGATCGCCAATCACTATCGCACGGGCTATGTGCTGCTGGATGCGGAGCGGCAGATTGCGCGGGCGGTGTTTGAGCGGGCCACGGTGGACTTTGCCCAGCAGGTTGGGCCGACGCTGGAGGCAGATTTGCAGCGGCGCGATTTTACCGTGAATGCGATCGCCTACGACCCACACACCGAGCGGCTCTTTGACCCACTGAACGGCTACAGCGACTTACAGCAGCAACTCATCCGCATGGTTGCGCCAGAAAACCTGAAGGAAGATCCCCTGCGGCTGCTGCGGGCCTATCGGCAGGCGGCACAGCTTGGCTTTGAGCTAGAGCCAGACACGCAGACCACGATTCAGCGATTGGCAGATCTGCTGGCAGGCATCGCGCCAGAGCGGGTGCAGGCAGAATTGAACTACCTGCTGGGCACGGCACGAGGCACGCGCTTTTTGCAGATAGCCTGGGAAGACGGGCTGTTTTGCACCTGGCTGCCCCACGCGACGGCGACGGGGATGGATCGGGTGGCCCAGATGGACGAGGCGGCGATCGCCCTGGAAACGCGCTGGCCGGCGCTGGGAGCAGAGCTTTCGGGCTGGCTTCGGGATCAGCAAAAGGTGTCGGGGCTGGGGCGAAGCTGGATGCGAATTGCCAAACTGACGGCGCTGGTCTCGCCGGAGGCGGTCGAAGCCGAAGCCGAACTGCGAACCCTGAAGTATAGCCGCAACGAAATTCAGGCGGTGCAGACGGTGCTGCGCTATTTGCCGCAGGTGCCTGCCATCGTGCAGCCGACTGCCACCGCGACTGAACAGTATTTCTTCTTTCAGGGCGTGGGCGCGGCCTTTGGGGCGCTGAGCGTGGTGGCGCTGGCATCGGGCATTTCCGAAGCGGCGATCGCCCCGCTGATTAACCGATTTCTTGACCCCCATGACGCGATCGCCCATCCCCACCCGCTCGTGACCGGGCGCGACCTGATGACCCAGTTGCATCTGCCGCCTGGCCCCCAAATTGGGCAACTGCTTGAAGTTTTGCAACTGGCTCGCGCCGAAGGAAAAATCGCCACGCCCGCCGAAGCGCTTGATTTGGCGGCAATCTGGATGCAGCAGCAGTCGGAATAA